In the Populus trichocarpa isolate Nisqually-1 chromosome 1, P.trichocarpa_v4.1, whole genome shotgun sequence genome, one interval contains:
- the LOC18095893 gene encoding disease resistance protein At4g27190, with translation MEIVGAFVAEVTQCMSIFLFRKISTLVSLHGNMKSLQSEIQKLISRKNELEEDIRLAITEGKNPTSQALNWIKRVEEIEHDVQLMMEDAGNSCVCGSNLDCCMHSGLRLRKTAKKKCGEVKQLLIDSCTLHIMVLDRKPPIKPVENMTAPSLAGQKAAEEMLEELLRCLNDGAIKRIAVWGMGGIGKTTLVKNFNNLLESPPLMQSFDVVIWVTVSKDLDLRRVQSRIAERLNLEFDVGESTEGRAIKLHETLMKTRFLLILDDVWEKLDLDIVGIPQDDEHAECKILLTTRNLDVCRGMMTTVNIKMDVLNEAAAWNLFAESAGDVVELEVINPLARAIARRCCGLPLAIKTMGSSMRNKNMTELWENVLCQLQHSTLHVRSVMEEVYLPLNLSYISLPSKIHRWCFLYCSLYPENFSIEANELIQCWIADGLIDDHQTLEQSFNYGISLIENLKDSCMLEQGEGVGTVRMHGLARDMAIWISIETGFFCQAGTSVSVIPQKLQKSLTRISFMNCNITRIPSQLFRCSRMTVLLLQGNPLEKIPDNLFREVRALRVLNLSGTLIKSLPSTLLHLVQLRAFLVRDCCYLEKLPLFGDLCELQMLDLSGTRLRELPWKRGMLGNLRYLNLSHTLYLENIETGTLRGLSSLEALDMSSSAYKWDAMGNVGEPRAAFDELLSLQKLSVLHLRLDSANCLTLESDWLKRLRKFNIRISPRSCHSNYLPTQHDEKRVILRGVDLMTGGLEGLFCNASALDLVNCGGMDNLSEVVVRHNLHGLSGLKSLTISSCDWITSLINGETILRSMLPNLEHLKLRRLKNLSAILEGIVPKRGCLGMLKTLEVVDCGRLEKQLISFSFLRQLKNLEEIKVGECRRIKRLIAGSASNSELPKLKIIEMWDMVNLKGVCTRTVHLPVLERIGVSNCSLLVKLPITAYNAAAIKEIRGELEWWNNITWQDYEIKSLVQRRFQACAVSTSLGKEERAEEPETPERSW, from the exons ATGGAAATCGTGGGTGCATTTGTTGCTGAAGTTACTCAATGTATGtccatctttctttttagaaaGATTTCCACCCTTGTAAGTCTCCATGGTAATATGAAATCACTGCAGAGTGAAATACAAAAACTCATTAGCCGAAAGAACGAGTTAGAAGAAGATATTAGGCTAGCCATAACAGAAGGGAAGAATCCAACATCGCAAGCTTTGAATTGGATAAAAAGGGTGGAGGAAATTGAGCATGATGTGCAGTTGATGATGGAGGATGCTGGCAATTCTTGTGTCTGCGGAAGCAATCTAGACTGTTGTATGCATTCCGGTCTTCGACTCAGAAAAACGGCGAAAAAGAAGTGTGGAGAGGTGAAACAACTTCTTATTGATTCATGCACTTTGCATATCATGGTGCTTGACAGAAAGCCTCCAATAAAACCAGTGGAAAATATGACAGCACCATCTCTTGCAGGTCAGAAAGCAGCAGAAGAAATGTTAGAGGAGCTTCTGCGATGCTTGAATGATGGTGCCATCAAAAGGATTGCTGTATGGGGGATGGGGGGAATCGGAAAGACTACACTAGTAAAAAACTTCAATAACCTTCTTGAGTCCCCTCCCTTGATGCAGTCATTCGACGTAGTCATTTGGGTCACAGTTTCGAAGGACTTGGACTTGAGAAGGGTTCAATCTCGAATTGCTGAGAGATTGAATTTAGAATTTGACGTTGGAGAGAGCACAGAAGGAAGAGCTATAAAACTGCATGAAACTTTGATGAAGACGAGGTTTCTTCTCATTCTTGATGATGTCTGGGAGAAACTTGATCTGGACATTGTGGGTATTCCACAAGATGATGAACATGCCGAGTGCAAGATACTATTGACAACAAGAAATCTTGATGTGTGCAGGGGAATGATGACCACTGTAAACATCAAAATGGATGTTTTGAATGAAGCAGCAGCTTGGAATTTGTTTGCAGAAAGCGCAGGAGATGTGGTTGAGTTGGAAGTAATAAATCCTCTAGCAAGAGCAATAGCTAGAAGATGTTGTGGGTTGCCATTGGCAATCAAGACCATGGGGAGTTCGATGAGGAACAAAAACATGACTGAGCTCTGGGAGAACGTGCTTTGCCAATTGCAACATTCAACGCTTCATGTCAGAAGTGTTATGGAAGAAGTTTATCTGCCATTGAATCTGAGTTACATCTCGTTACCAAGTAAGATTCATCGGTGGTGCTTTTTGTACTGCTCTTTATACCCCGAAAACTTTTCAATTGAAGCAAATGAACTGATACAATGCTGGATTGCTGATGGCTTAATTGATGACCACCAAACTCTTGAGCAGTCATTCAATTATGGGAtttctttgattgaaaatttgaagGATTCTTGCATGCTAGAACAAGGTGAAGGCGTTGGAACTGTAAGGATGCATGGTTTGGCGAGGGATATGGCCATATGGATTTCAATAGAAACAGGATTCTTTTGCCAAGCAGGTACTTCAGTGTCTGTCATACCACAGAAGTTGCAGAAATCTCTCACAAGGATTTCATTTATGAACTGCAACATTACAAGGATTCCTAGCCAACTGTTTAGATGCTCCAGGATGACCGTGTTACTTCTCCAGGGTAATCCTCTAGAGAAAATACCTGATAACTTATTTCGAGAAGTAAGAGCACTTAGAGTCCTGAATTTAAGTGGCACTCTAATTAAATCATTGCCTTCTACCCTACTTCATCTAGTCCAGCTCAGGGCCTTTCTTGTAAGAGACTGTTGTTATCTAGAAAAACTACCCCTTTTTGGAGATCTTTGCGAACTCCAAATGCTTGATCTCTCTGGCACACGGCTGCGAGAACTACCCTGGAAAAGGGGTATGCTTGGTAATCTCAGATATTTGAACTTGTCTCACACCCTTTACTTAGAAAACATCGAAACTGGAACACTTCGGGGATTATCTAGCCTTGAGGCCTTGGACATGTCTTCCAGTGCATATAAATGGGATGCTATGGGTAACGTAGGAGAACCAAGAGCAGCATTTGACGAGTTACTATCGTTGCAGAAACTTTCAGTTCTTCACCTGAGGCTAGACTCTGCCAATTGCCTTACCCTAGAAAGTGACTGGTTGAAACGTTTGAGGAAGTTCAACATAAGGATTAGTCCAAGGAGCTGTCATTCAAATTATCTGCCTACTCAACATGATGAGAAGAGGGTCATTCTTAGAGGGGTTGATCTGATGACAGGAGGGCTCGAAGGATTATTCTGCAATGCAAGTGCACTGGACCTTGTAAATTGTGGAGGCATGGATAATTTATCTGAAGTAGTTGTCAGGCATAATCTGCATGGCCTATCAGGCTTAAAGTCTCTGACGATATCAAGTTGTGATTGGATCACAAGTTTGATTAATGGGGAGACTATCCTGAGAAGCATGTTACCTAATTTGGAGCATTTGAAACTTAGACGCTTGAAAAATCTGTCAGCTATTTTGGAAGGAATTGTCCCTAAAAGAGGCTGCCTCGGCATGTTGAAGACTTTAGAAGTGGTAGATTGCGGAAGACTGGAGAAGCAGCtgatatccttttcttttcttcgacAGCTAAAAAACCTTGAAGAGATTAAGGTAGGTGAATGCAGAAGGATCAAACGTCTTATAGCTGGATCTGCGTCTAATTCAGAGCTtccaaagttaaaaataatagaaatgtgGGATATGGTCAATCTGAAGGGTGTCTGCACAAGAACAGTACATTTGCCGGTTCTGGAGAGGATTGGGGTGAGCAACTGCTCATTGTTGGTGAAGCTTCCTATCACAGCCTACAACGCTGCAGCTATTAAAGAAATAAGAGGAGAGCTGGAATGGTGGAATAATATCACATGGCAAGATTATGAGATTAAATCGCTTGTTCAGCGACGATTCCAAGCATGTGCAGTCTCAACATCACTCGGAAAAGAAGAGAG GGCTGAAGAACCAGAAACACCCGAGAGAAGTTGGTAA
- the LOC18095894 gene encoding autophagy-related protein 18f: MRKSIISNDVQQQQQKNLQGRVNGNKNGFLPSSFRAISSYLRIVSSGASTVARSAASVAQSIVDRDDDANHDQVRWAGFDKLEGDDDVIRHVLLLGYQSGFEVWDVEEANNVRDLVSRHDGPVSFLQMLPKPVTSEGSQDKFAYNRPLLVVCSDGAQDGPATSCNGNVSNNNYPVNGSTVPTVVRFYSLRSQSYVHVLKFRSAVYSVRCSSRIVAISQSAQIHCFNATTLEREYTILTNPMVMGSPASGGIGYGPLAVGPRWLAYSGSPVVVSNSGCINPQHLTSSMSFSGFTSNGSLVAHYAKESSKQLAAGIVTLGDMGYKKLSSYCSELLPDSHGSLQSGNPGWKSNGTVNGHFPDADNIGMVVVRDIVSKLVIAQFRAHKSPISALCFDSSGTLLVTASIQGHNINVFKIMPGLQGSSSTGASYVHLYRLQRGFTNAVIQDISFSDDSSWIMISSSRGTSHLFAINPLGGTVNFQSSESSYVSKHSGLGGMNKPTVSCPPCLGLQMHNQQSLCATGRAVTLSAVSRIRNGNNGWRGTVTGAAAAATGRLGSLSGAIASSFHKCKGNNDMYGDGTSFKSKYHLLVFSSSGSMIQYTLRILDGIDSTPVGSGLNVNYESAAENEGRLVVEAMQKWNICQKQNRRDREDNVDIYGDNGNSDSNKIHPEGIKKGNSIYPEVRGAVTNTKISPEEKHHLYISEAELQMHQACFPLWAKPEIYFQSMMTEGIDVNDADAMQGEIEIERIPARMIEARSKDLVPLFDYLQTPKFPHSRVPSLDSNSNGSLQHQSSGLSENGRLSCRSSSGSLDSMAENGAAVAELRNGIEETGWNGSRMPVETRGFVDSNGSPKTNTEVVNSRESSRMEAQLKFVNSNNKGLKIENHFEDEGDEFD, encoded by the exons ATGAGGAAGAGTATTATTAGCAATGATgttcaacaacagcagcagaagAATTTGCAGGGGAGagttaatggtaataaaaatgGGTTTTTGCCGAGCTCGTTTCGGGCGATTTCGAGTTATTTGAGGATTGTTTCATCTGGTGCATCGACGGTTGCCAGGTCTGCCGCATCGGTTGCTCAGTCTATTGTGGATAGGGACGATGATGCCAATCACGACcag GTTCGCTGGGCTGGGTTTGACAAGTTAGAAGGTGATGATGATGTCATTCGGCACGTCCTCTTGTTGGGATATCAGTCTGGTTTCGAGGTTTGGGATGTTGAAGAAGCTAATAATGTCCGTGACCTTGTTTCCAGACATGATGGCCCTGTGTCATTCTTACAAATGCTGCCAAAACCAGTAACATCAGAGGGATCACAAGACAAGTTTGCATACAACAGACCTCTTTTAGTGGTTTGTTCTGATGGGGCACAAGATGGGCCGGCTACTTCATGCAACGGGAATGTCTCTAACAACAATTATCCTGTTAATGGTAGCACTGTGCCAACTGTTGTCCGGTTTTATTCTCTTAGATCTCAATCTTATGTACATGTGCTAAAGTTCAGATCAGCTGTTTATTCTGTAAGGTGCAGCTCTAGAATTGTGGCTATTTCTCAATCAGCTCAG ATACACTGTTTTAATGCAACAACATTAGAGAGGGAATATACTATTCTTACAAACCCTATGGTCATGGGGTCTCCTGCTTCTGGGGGTATAGGCTATGGGCCTCTTGCAGTTGGTCCCAGGTGGCTGGCTTACAGTGGAAGTCCAGTTGTTGTTTCCAATTCTGGATGCATTAACCCGCAGCATCTAACATCTTCTATGAGTTTTTCTGGTTTCACTTCAAATGGAAGTTTGGTTGCTCATTATGCAAAGGAATCAAGCAAACAACTTGCCGCTGGAATTGTGACCCTAGGAGACATGGGATATAAGAAGTTGTCCAGCTATTGCTCGGAGCTCCTTCCCGATTCTCATGGTTCCCTCCAATCAGGGAATCCTGGCTGGAAAAGCAATGGAACTGTTAATGGCCATTTTCCTGATGCAGATAACATTGGAATG GTTGTTGTCAGGGATATTGTTAGTAAACTTGTTATTGCCCAGTTTAGAGCTCACAAGAGTCCAATCTCAGCATTGTGCTTTGATTCTAGTGGGACGCTTTTAGTGACCGCCTCAATCCAGGGTCATAACAttaatgttttcaaaataaTGCCTGGACTCCAAGGAAGCTCTTCTACTGGTGCATCTTATGTACACCTGTACAGGCTGCAGCGTGGATTTACAAATGCA GTTATACAGGACATCAGTTTCAGTGATGACAGCTCCTGGATTATGATAAGTTCATCAAGGGGGACAAGCCATTTATTTGCTATTAATCCATTGGGAGGAACAGTGAACTTTCAATCTTCTGAATCTAGTTATGTCTCAAAACATAGTGGTTTGGGAGGAATGAATAAGCCAACTGTTAGTTGCCCTCCCTGTTTAGGTTTACAAATGCATAATCAACAGAGCCTTTGTGCAACTGGCCGCGCAGTTACACTATCTGCTGTCAGCAGAATAAGAAATGGAAATAATGGTTGGAGAGGCACCGTAACTGGTGCAGCAGCGGCTGCTACAGGCAGACTGGGATCCCTTTCTGGTGCTATTGCCTCATCTTTTCACAAATGCAAAGGAAATAATGATATGTATGGGGATGGGACCTCTTTCAAGTCAAAGTACCATCTTCTAGTGTTCTCTTCTTCTGGTTCTATGATACAGTATACTTTGAGGATATTGGATGGCATTGATTCAACACCAGTCGGGTCTGGACTTAATGTAAATTATGAGTCAGCTGCAGAAAATGAAGGAAGATTAGTAGTTGAGGCAATGCAGAAGTGGAATATATGTCAGAAACAAAATCGAAGAGATCGAGAAGATAATGTTGATATATATGGTGACAATGGGAATTCTGACAGCAACAAGATACATCCTGAAGGCATAAAGAAAGGAAATAGCATTTATCCTGAAGTTAGAGGTGCAGTCACAAATACAAAGATCAGTCCGGAGGAAAAGCATCATTTGTATATTTCAGAAGCTGAACTGCAAATGCATCAAGCTTGTTTCCCATTATGGGCAAAACCTGAG ATATACTTCCAATCAATGATGACAGAGGGAATAGATGTGAATGATGCAGATGCAATGCAAGgggaaattgagattgaaagaaTTCCAGCTCGCATGATTGAAGCAAGGTCAAAAGACTTGGTCCCACTTTTTGACTATCTCCAAACACCAAAATTTCCACATTCAAG GGTTCCGTCCTTAGATAGCAATAGTAATGGGAGTCTGCAGCATCAAAGTTCCGGGCTGTCTGAAAATGGCAGGCTTTCTTGCAGGAGCAGCTCTGGCTCCCTTGACTCCATGGCTGAGAATGGTGCTGCAGTGGCTGAACTTCGCAATGGTATTGAAGAAACTGGGTGGAATGGTTCTAGGATGCCTGTAGAAACTAGGGGCTTTGTAGATAGCAATGGCAGTCCTAAAACAAATACTGAGGTTGTAAATAGTAGAGAGAGCTCTAGAATGGAGGCTCAACTCAAGTTTGTAAATAGTAACAACAAAGGCCTGAAAATTGAGAATCATTTCGAAGATGAAGGTGATGAATTTGATTAG